Below is a genomic region from Ailuropoda melanoleuca isolate Jingjing chromosome 8, ASM200744v2, whole genome shotgun sequence.
aatttacaaaatatatcttaatatagAAACATTAACTGAATGTCTAGGCCATCAATGGATGTTGTTTTTCAAATCTGCATGGTAACCCCACTCATCTTATTCTGATGAGAAGCTCAGGCAATGTGCatgacatgattttaaaaaatgaaaaggtgtGTTCATCATTAAAGCATTtggagaaaaattataattaatcttaattaaaacatataatttgATAAGcaagatcttttaaaatgaagtatccATAGGCTAAActattaaaatacagaacattgAAAGTTTTTTAAGAGAGGCTGGGAACCTTATGAAGGTAATAGAATGGCTTTAATGACTGAATTTCAGTGTTTACTCTCAGACATTCTTCTGGTAGTAGTGAAGGATGTGCCCTGAGGCATTCATACCCTCCTGTAGTTTGTCTTGTAACAGATTGTTTTTTTCAGGGTGGTCTCAGATTAAGGTAGGGAATGCATTACAAATATTACTTTGGCCTAATTAGAAACACAGATTCACCAGTGGACTCAGGGGACAGCAGACTCTGCATTAGGGGACAGGCAGTGACCACCGAAGGCTGATGAAGAGGGACCAGGGCTTCTCATAATCATTACTACTATGGCTTCTTCAACATTTCTCCCTCACATTGCTACAATCCTTGGGCAGGAAGCAGAACTTGCCTCCAAGGGTACCTGTGTGTTAGAGATAGAGTCTTCAAGAGGATGGGGGCTGGATAATCAGGGCTGGTCTCCCATTATTGCTacctttctctcttgcttctatAGTTCATGAGCTTaagcctcttcctctctctcttcctttccctccttccacaTCCACAGATGGGGTGGCTGCGTTCCGCGCCTTCTTGAAGACGGAGTTCAGTGAGGAGAACCTGGAATTCTGGCTGGCCTGTGAGGAGTTCAAGAAGACCAGGTCAACTGCAAAGCTGGTCTCCAAGGCCCATAGGATCTTTGAGGAATTTGTGGATGTGCAGGCTCCGAGGGAGGTGTGTTGGCGGTGCCAAGAGTCTTGTAAGACCTCTATCCATGGCTCCTGGCTCACATCACTCTCCTTGTGGGGATTTGAGCCAGTCTTGATAGGTACTGTCTTCTGAACTGAGCCTTGACTCTCTGATGgctcttaatgaaaaaaaaaatcacttttaaggTACAGAGCCCAGGACTTCTAAAAAAGATCTCTGTTAGGAGTGTTTTAGCTGTCAGACATGCACCTGCAGGACCTGTGTTTCTATAGGGATTCTGCCAGGATAGATGCCATTGAACCCATGTTAGTTTTCTTAGTGGAAGGCAGCATGGCTTAATGGGATGAGCACCCACTTCGGAATCTtgttactagctgtgtggtcttggccaagtcacttagTCTCTCTGAATCACATTTTCCCCAGTGTAAAAGTGTATAATATCATGTATAATATCACCTACCTTTCAAGACTTTTCTGAGTATTAGGGATAAAGCACCTATTCAACATCTGTCACTGCTTCTTAATGAGTAATTACAGTCATTTATATTATCTtatgataatttattattattataataataaaatgaatttctgtgTATGGCTGTGCTGagttataaaacagaattttacttGGGAAggttttatagaagaaaaatatttgctatctgtgAGTTTCGGTGCATTATATACCTAGAACTCTTCAATTATCCTTTGACTTGTGATGTAGGAGGTCTTTGGCCAGTGGCCGGGATGCCGTAGGCTCCTTGTAATGCTGCTTGGAACAGAGATGTCCGTTATAACCATAGTCTCTCTTCTCAGGGCATTTGTTTTCTTAGTAGCTAAGAAAGCACAGGAGGGCATGCTTACTTTACGGAATCCACATTAATACTTAACCTTCAGTCTCAGCCTTTGTCTGACATGGTGAAGACCCCTGGCTTAGGAGTTAAGTGATTTGGGGTTTTTGCCTTGGCTCTGTTACTAACTTTCCATACTACTTTAGACCAGCTTTTTAGTATCTCCTTTCTTtggtgtccttatctgtaaattggaATGAGGAATATCTGGTCTTTAGACCTCACAGGATTCTTGCTGGGATCAGAAGGGATGACTTCcaggaaaacagtttgaaaagcaTAAATAAGCTGACATATGTAAGATACTGTCCTTAATAATTATTACATAACTAGGAGCAGTTGCCAGGTACCTTGGCCCTTGAGGGCCTGTGACCATGCTCTCTGTTTGTGTCTCCAGGTAAACATAGACTTCCAGACCCGAGAAGCCACACGGAAGAATATGCAAGAGCCATCcctgacttgctttgaccaagcCCAGGGAAAAGTACACAGCCTCATGGAGAAAGACTCTTATCCCAGGTTTCTGAGGTCCAAAATGTACTTAGATTTGCTGTCCCAAAGCCAGAGGAGGCTCAGTTAGACCTCAGATGGGGACTCTTGGAGATCACTggcttttcccctccctttgctGCCAAGACCATATTCTAATGTGACATGTCATGGGTGTTCAAAAGGCAATGACATTTAGGTTGGGGGCCTGAGGATgagaaatggatgaaaggccACTCCAAAGTAAGATCCAGTCACCAGAGCTTGGACTCTATTCCATTTACCTATGTTTGTGTTTCGGTTAGTGGTAGAACCTTGCTGCTGTAACCCTTCTTCTGGGTCAGCAACTTGCCCTCCATAATGCCTTGGGTCATCTCCGCTGAGAAGACAGATTTGCTATGCTGGGCTAATGTGTAAATAATGCAAATGCAATTTCCACCACTTCCACACCCTCCTCAGTTAAGATTTCTGACCCTAACTTGTACTACACCCCTGTGAGGAAGAGCTAGAAGGCTCTGGTTCATGTTTGTGATTTGCTGTCACAGTGTAATGGCCAGTCCTAGGTGCTGGGACCTCACAATGTAGGAGAGAGGTCTCTGGGGAATCCCAGGTTTCTAGCACTGTCATTGACAGGTGGCCTTGGGAGAAGGGGCAAACTCCATGAAGTTggctatttctttcatttccattggATCAGTATGAAAAGCTGTGATCACTGCCCATCTTAGCCCAGGAAATTCACAAGACTTTTTTTTACCCTCGCAATTCCAGGAAGGGTCTTAGGAGATGTCTTTCATGACTTCTGATGTGGAGCTGCTTTTAAGAAAGATACAGCTTGCAAATCTTCCTCAATTCTACCAAGAAGTATTCCAGAAGTCAAATGACCAGGGAACTTAGCACCGGTAGACTTATTGTGCAATGGGGCACCATATACCCTTTCTGTTGCTTACTGTATTCTCTACCCTCACCTCCCTGTGGCATCACACATCATTCATCTCTTAGAATGACAGACAGCTTGACAAAGGGAGGTGAATTCCCATAGCATGGACAGCTCTCATGGTGCCTAATAATTTCCttgtctctccctgtccccccctTCCATGCAGGTCATGTAATTATGATGGGGGAGAATGGGAACTTAGGCTGTAACTCTTCAGCTTGCTTCCTGGAAGCATGCTTTCTTAGAAAGGTCTCTCTCATGAGGGCCACCTTGGCTATTCAGCAACTTCCTTCTAGATCTCTGACCTTTTGGGATTGAACATGGAACAGGAGGTGAGGCTAAGATCACTGTGAACATCTGGCTGTGGAGAATCTTCCTAAAATGCTTTCATGCTACCCTGAGGCTGCTTTTGGAAATGTGTCAGGAAACTCTTCCTTGGAGGATGAGCTTAAAGCACTCTAGCTGCCTGAGAAAAAGTGGACTTTGGCACAAGTTTGCAGTGCCCAGGATATGAATCCTCAGCAGAGAGACCAGAAAGTGGAAGAGGAGTCTGGAAGAGGCTGGTCTCTAGGTGTTCCAAATCATAGAGAATGTGGTGGAGGTACTATTGGGATAATTCACAGCCAATGGATTTGGATTCATTGCAGATCTCCAAAACTTTCAGCTTGACTAAATGAAAGAGCTATGATTAGACACAAGCTCTGGAGTTCGGGTGATTGAGAACTGGGCTGAAGCATTCTCCCCTTGTGGGGTGATGGGCCTCTTTAGATGCACGGGATTCCAGTGTTTGCATTCCTGTCCAGTAACTTTGTGAATCTCTTCCTTCTTTGGCTGCAGCTGGACAAGGCCAAGGAGGCTCTTGAGTCCCACTGGGTGTTAGGGTCCATTGCCCTGCCACGACACATTATATCTGTAAGTGAGGGTTGGTGAGTCTGTCCGAACcatcaaggagagagagaacacatgcctCCTAGCCCTCACAATGAAGCGTCCTGTGAAATCTCATGCTCAAGAACTCCGAAGCCTCAAATGGGTGTTCCTAGTTAGATCAGGTAGTATTCCCATGGCCTcactggtaaaaacaaaaacaaaaacaaaaacccattcTTATCTAAAGCTGCCAGAATTAATTTAATGATCAAATTCTTGAACAGGGTATTTTAAACATTGTTTACATATGAAATGTGCATCTGCTGCCAGCTCTACTGTGGAATATGAGGCGCATGTGAATTGGAACAGCACAGAgttatggaaaaatgaaatgtttgcgAGGGGCCTTTTTACCACTTCCACTATCCCCAGAAGTCTGCACAAGTGTTGGGCAGTGGCCTCACCTGAGGCCTGGTCTTGCCGACCGTTGGTGGAATGAAGGCTGCAGATGGTGGTGTCATGGCGCTCCTCCATAATGGGGAGGTGTGAAGGACCACGCTTGGGTATCCTGAATGTTGCCACTATGTGAGGTTATGtgggcgtgcgtgtgtgtgtagaGGAACGTGATAGCTATTTTTATGGTACTACCGTGGAGTGTCTGCGTGAGTGCACGTGTATGTGACCACTGTGAGCATGAGTCCAGTACACCACAGAGCTGGGCTTCCCATGGGGTGGAGCTGTCCTCACACCCTTTCTGTCCTGCTTCCCACAAAAGGCACGGAGCTCTCTGCTCTGATGCCAATGTTCAGGCACTTAGGTTGTGCCAACCCAGATTTTGGTCTGTGACGaaacaaagagaaatgtttaCAACATCTAGAGCAATATCAAAGCATACCTCATCCCTGACCTTCCATGTCTCCCAGCGCTACCCTCTCCCCTAGTTCCTCTTCCACGGGCCCTCGTCCACCTCACTAGGCAGGCATCTGCAGGTGCCACTTCTTCCATGTAAGGTCTTCCTTTGGTCCTCATGCCGGGCTCGTGCTGTGGACTGCCTTCCGGGCTCAAGTCTTGCTCTGGGCCTGGGACCTTTGAAGACCCAGGGCAAGCCAGGGCAGTAGGCCAGGCAGAGCTGTGATTTTTAGGACTGCTCTCCACCCTGCAAGTGGCCTTTTGGCCCCACTTGAGTGTCAACCTCTTTCTAGGCTGGTGTGAGATTACCTGTTGCCTTCGGCAAACCAAATAGAACATAATCAATGACAACCATTCATAGCCCCAGGGTGCCGGTGGGGTGAGCATGGCTAGGGCTTACGAGAAAGCCTGTTACAAGTGCTAATTCCCAGGTGGCACACCCAGAGATGCTGATCCAAAAGACCCGGGGAGGGGGGGTACCcagaaaattgcatttttagTAAGTTCCCATGGAGTAGGCTTTGAAAGAAGATGGTCTTAGACAGTGGCTCCCAGCATTGGCTGCTccttggaatcacctggggagttttcAGACCTAAATGTCCAGGTCCCACCCCAGAACAGCTTGGGGCTGGGACCCAAGAGAGCCGTGGTTTTTAAAGCACCCCTGGTGATTCCCGCACGGAGTTAGGAAGCACCGGCCTGGGGATTGAGGAGGAGCACGGCTGAGCTTACACAGTGGCGTGGCCTGGAGGGCTGGAGCCCACCCAGATGCAAACAGGCACCTGCCAGTCCTAAGTCGGACTCTGGGTGGCCGCCGCTCTGTGCTGTCTCAGCCTGATGTGCTCCTTTGAGATAAAGAAATGTCTCTGCCCCAGCTGCATGCGGCGTGAGGCATCGGGTAGGCCGGTGGCCGGTGGCCGGAGCTCTGGAGGGTAGTTGAGTCAGAGAAGTTTGGCTCCGCATCTGAGTCTCATTCGTAGTGCTTCCTCCAAGCTCACCTCCTGGGCTTCTCCGTTTGTGTGTGTTCATGGGTTCTCTGTTGGGCCATTTGCATTAGGTTGTGCCTCTGTGTCCATGGCCCTGCGACAGGGTAGTTGGATCTCAGGTAGGGGGCAAAGGGTGTGTCCCATCCTGGGAACATCATGCTCCTTGGGGCTTTCTTTTCCAAGGCCACAGTGAGGTTTCAGTTCCTGCTCTAAGCCCTCATGATTCCCTCTTTGGTCTCAGGCTGGATGGGCTGCTGGAAGGTTCCTAGCTGATTTTCTTCTCTGGTGCTCCCCCCAGAACTTGCTGCTCTGGACAAACCAAAGCTGTGAAATGGCGTTCTGCCCGGGCTGCGGGCCCAGCCTCTGGGtgcagggagggcctgggtgcTTTTCCTCGGCAGGGCCGGGGTGTCCCCGGGACCCTGGATCCTGGACTGTGAGGAAAAGACATGAACCCGTTGTgtggagagctgggggagggtaGGAGCAGGGAAGACTGAAGAGGCAGGAACAGGGTGGGAAAGACAAGCGGCTGATGCGGCGTCTGCTTCTCCACAAAGCAGAAGGGATAGGTGAAAAGCGGCACATTCAGAGGCAAGACGGCCCCCATCGCCATGAGTGCCCTGAACTCTCCTGAGCCTGTCTGTGCCTACTTCCAAGCAAAGCAGAGGAATTCCATTTTCCATCTGACTCTGTCCTGCAGTCAGCCGAGTGTCAACCCTCTTTAAATATGTGTCTCTCCGGATTAGAAGCAAGAGAGGCGGCAAAGTCACCCCTGCCTTGGAGAACCTGTGCCATGTGGCAGGAGATCGTGGAGGAAGAAGCCAAGAGCAGAAATGTCTTCCTGTCCCCGTGGCCTCTCAGAACCCCATAGGATGCTGTGGACCGAGATGGGAGACTGCAGAACAGGGCCACTGGCCTTCCCAGGTGTGGGGTCTAGGCCCTTTCAATAAACTGTGCCCTTGTTGGTTGTTACTCCCTTTGGACCCTTCTGCTGCCTTCCCTCTGCCATGTGCGGGACGGGGTGGCTGGGCTGGGCGTGCGCGCCAGCCTCGGTAGCGTAGCCGAGTCACGCGGCGTGCGCTGATGGAGCCCTCTCCGAGTTGTTTCATTACTGTGCAAAGTGGAATAATGTCATTCACCTTTACCATAGACAAGGCTGTGAGAACATAATAAACAGAACCTGAACACGCTGCCCTTCGCTCTCTGCCCACATTTCTGGCCAGCGGACTCTTCACGAGGAGACGCTTCACGTAACACGTGGACCCCCCGCCCTCGGGGAGGGAGCACGTGGCCTCTCCAGGCAGGGACTGGCACGGGGCTGGCCGTGGGGAAAAGCAGCCCCGTGGGTGGAAGTGGGGAGGCGCGGGGGAGGAGAGCGACTTCGGGCGGGAGGGTGGCTTTGGAACTGTAAAGTGCTATACAAACACGAGGCGGTGTTTTTATTAGCACCACCTACTGCTTGAAATGCAGGGAGCGAAAAAGGCTGAGGGAtggtttatatatttgttcaGCTGGAGCAATCTGAAAATGGAGTGGGCTGATCTTGCTTATGACCGCTCTTCACTTCATACAATCAGCGTGTCCCTGAAAAGTGTGCTTTAGTCATCAAATCTGTGAGAGTTTCTGGTGATCGGGTCCTGTGGAGAGGACTGAGGGAGAATAAAGTGTAGTGTGTCTGCTTGTCAAAGCTCATTTGTCAGGTGTGGGGATAAGATCGtgatatataaaatcttaataatCC
It encodes:
- the RGS8 gene encoding regulator of G-protein signaling 8 isoform X2, producing MRTGQRQNKGMRTRLGCLSHKSDSCSDFTAILPDKPNRALKRLSTEEATRWADSFDVLLSHKYLALESYGPGNETWLLLAAVELGRLFDFYGVAAFRAFLKTEFSEENLEFWLACEEFKKTRSTAKLVSKAHRIFEEFVDVQAPREVNIDFQTREATRKNMQEPSLTCFDQAQGKVHSLMEKDSYPRFLRSKMYLDLLSQSQRRLS
- the RGS8 gene encoding regulator of G-protein signaling 8 isoform X1; this translates as MAALLMPRRNKGMRTRLGCLSHKSDSCSDFTAILPDKPNRALKRLSTEEATRWADSFDVLLSHKYLALESYGPGNETWLLLAAVELGRLFDFYGVAAFRAFLKTEFSEENLEFWLACEEFKKTRSTAKLVSKAHRIFEEFVDVQAPREVNIDFQTREATRKNMQEPSLTCFDQAQGKVHSLMEKDSYPRFLRSKMYLDLLSQSQRRLS